The segment CCAATCTGGCAGGCCGAAGCCCCCTCCGGGGGCGCGGGGGAACCGTCTTTGGGGCGAATTCCCGGCCGCCGCGGCCCGGCCAGCGTTGGAACCCCTGCCCAAGCGGCACGGCGCCCGCTGAACGGCGCCAGGCGGCGGGCGGTAGGGTCCACCGCGCGGGCCACCGCGGCGACTCCGGGATAGGGCAGCCCGGCCCGAGCCCGCCAGCTAACCCCGTAGGCACGCGGGCGTTGGCATGTACGCCACATCCTGCCTGCTCTTTCCCCCTTGCGGCGGGGTTCCACCACCCCGGAAGCACCCGTCGTGTTCCTTCCCCCGCGTCCCCGCGGCCTGCCGCGGAGGGAGGTCGTTGCGTGAACACCGCGGCATGGCGGGCGGCGGACGGCCGCCGGCGCGCCCCGCGGGTCCGAACGTGGGCCCTGTCCCTGTTGACCCTGGTCCTGTTTCTCTTCACTGCAGCGTGCGGCAACGGCGCCCGCGGCAGCGGCAACACCGGTGACGCCCCACCGGCCGCCGGGGACGGCAACGGCGGGGGTGCCGCTGCCGGCGACAAACCCACCCTGGTCTTCGGCGACTTCAGCTGGGACAGCGTGCAGGTGCACAACCGCATCGCGGGCTTCATCATCGAGCACGGCTACGGCTACCCCGTGGACTACAAGTTTGGCGACACCATCCCGATCCTCCAGGGCCTGCAGGACGGCAGCGTCCACATCACCATGGAGATGTGGCCGGACAACATCCGCGAAGCCTGGCAGAAGGCCCTGGATTCGGGCAAGGTGCTGGACCTGGGCCAGAACTACCCCGAGTCCCCCCAGGGCTGGTACGTGCCCGCGTATGTCATCAAGGGCGACCCCGAGCGCGGCATCGAGCCCATGGCGCCGGATCTGCGCTCGGTACAGGACCTGGAGCGCTACTGGCAGCTCTTCGAGGATCCCTCCGAGCCCGGCAAGGGCCGGTTCTACAACTGCCCGACGGGCTGGGTCTGCTCGGACATCAACGCCCAGAAGCTCAAGGCCTACGGCCTGGACGACCACTTCACCGCCTTCAACCCCGGTTCGGAAGCGGGTCTCAACACGTCCATCACCACCGCCTACCGGCAGGGCAAGCCGTGGGTGGGCTACTACTGGGAGCCCACCTGGATCACCGGCAAGTACGAGCTGATCCGGCTGGAAGAACCGGCCTACAGTGAGGAGTGCTGGAACTCCGGCAAGGCCTGTGCCTACCCGCCCAGCCAGGTCCTGGTGGCGGCCAACAGCCGCCTGCAGGACATGGCGCCGGACGTCGTCGAGTTCCTCAAGAAGTACGAGACCACCCTGGACCAGACGGCGGCGGCCCTGGCCTACATGGAAGAACAGGGCGGCGACCCCGCCGGCGCGGCCCACTGGTTCCTCAAGACCTATCACGACTGGGAACAGTGGGTGCCCGCGGAGGTGCACCAGCGGGTGAAGCAGGCCCTGGAGGAGGTGAACTGACGTGACGGCATCTCCGACCGGAGGAACGGGCCGGGCGGGCGGCGGGCCCGGCGGCCGGGGGCCGGCCCCATCCCGCCCGGGCGGCGGGTCCGGTAACCGCGAACCGGGGTCTTCCCGCTCCGATGCCGGGTTGGGAGGCCGGGGGCCCGGACCGGCCCGCCCCGACGCCACCACCGGCCATCGGGGCCGCGGCCGCCCGGGCCGGGATGAAGCCGCCACCCCGAGCCCCGTGCTGCTGGCCGTCCAGGACCTCTGGAAGATCTTCGCCCGCCGGGACAAGGACATCGATGTCCATGATCCCGAGGCCGTGGCCCGGGCGGAGGCGCGGGGCGCGGTGGTGGCCGTGCGGGAAGCCAGCTTTCGCGTCCGGCGCGGCGAGATCTTCGTGGTGATGGGTCTCTCCGGCAGCGGGAAGTCGACCCTGGTCCGCTGCCTGCTCCGCCTGGTCGAGCCCACGGCGGGCCGCATCCTCTTCGACGGCGAGGACGTCACCGCCATGTACGCCCGCCAGCTCACGGCCTTCCGCCGCACCCGGGTGGCCATGGTCTTCCAGCACTACGGCCTGCTCCCCCA is part of the Thermaerobacter subterraneus DSM 13965 genome and harbors:
- a CDS encoding ABC transporter substrate-binding protein — encoded protein: MNTAAWRAADGRRRAPRVRTWALSLLTLVLFLFTAACGNGARGSGNTGDAPPAAGDGNGGGAAAGDKPTLVFGDFSWDSVQVHNRIAGFIIEHGYGYPVDYKFGDTIPILQGLQDGSVHITMEMWPDNIREAWQKALDSGKVLDLGQNYPESPQGWYVPAYVIKGDPERGIEPMAPDLRSVQDLERYWQLFEDPSEPGKGRFYNCPTGWVCSDINAQKLKAYGLDDHFTAFNPGSEAGLNTSITTAYRQGKPWVGYYWEPTWITGKYELIRLEEPAYSEECWNSGKACAYPPSQVLVAANSRLQDMAPDVVEFLKKYETTLDQTAAALAYMEEQGGDPAGAAHWFLKTYHDWEQWVPAEVHQRVKQALEEVN